The following proteins come from a genomic window of Lytechinus pictus isolate F3 Inbred chromosome 1, Lp3.0, whole genome shotgun sequence:
- the LOC129260763 gene encoding translocator protein-like — translation MMSDYMRIAGAIFLPNLGGFASSLVQKPDKMAWYDTLKKPWWTPPKKAFAPVWISLYAAMGYSSYLVWKDGGGFQGDALVPLCSYGASLALNWIWTPVFFGMRKMGLSVAIILAYSGLSCVNVALFYPINRTASMLLIPLLGWLSIASSVNIYTWLNNRETKTE, via the exons ATGATGTCCGACTACATGAGGATAGCTGGGGCTATCTTCCTGCCCAACCTTGGGGGATTTGCATCGAGCTTGGTCCAGAAACCTGATAAGATGGCATGGTATGACACCCTGAAGAAACCCTGGTGGACCCCACCTAAGAAGGCCTTCGCACCTGTCTGGATATCCCTCTACGCGGCCATGGGGTATTCTTCGTACCTTGTCTGGAAAGATGGAG GTGGTTTTCAAGGCGATGCCTTGGTCCCACTTTGTAGCTATGGAGCATCGCTAGCCCTCAACTGGATTTGGACCCCAGTATTCTTTGGAATGCGCAAGATGGGATTG TCTGTAGCCATCATCCTAGCTTACTCTGGCCTGAGCTGTGTGAATGTAGCTCTGTTCTACCCCATCAATCGGACCGCTTCCATGCTCCTCATACCCCTCCTTGGCTGGCTCTCCATTGCATCTAGCGTCAACATCTACACTTGGCTAAACAACAGAGAAACCAAGACAGAAtaa